In the genome of Desulfovibrionales bacterium, the window GTCTCAAAGGTCATCTCAGGACCGGCTATCCGGTTTACGTAGGCAAAACGGGCCGCACAGCGCCCGCCGTTACCGCACATCTCGGCCTCGCTGCCATCGGCATTATAAAATCGCCACTTGAAATCGGCATCGGACATACTGGGAGGTTCGATTAGAATTAAACCGTCGGCCCCTACCGATACCTTGCGGCGGCACAGTCGGCGGGCCCACGCGGATCCCTCATTGACACCAACTAGACCGGAACGGTTGTCAATAATGATGAAATCATTACCGCTGCCGCTCATTTTATAAAAAGACAGCCTTTTCCCCATGGACTATTTTACCTGAGAACCTTGCAGAAAATCCGGTATCTTCTCACCCCGAACCAGGGATTGGCGGGTCTCGCGGCGCCGGATGACGGAAAAATCACGGCCCTTGACCATAACCTCGGCCACCCGCGGCCGGCTGTTATAGTTGGAAGACATGGAAAAACCATAGGCCCCCGCACTCATAACCGCCATAAGATCGCCGGGGGCAAAATCCGGAAGCTCCCGGTCTCTGGCCAGGAAATCACCGGATTCACAGATAGGCCCCACCACGTCTGCCTTTATCTTTTCTCCGGCATACTTATCTCTGACCGGCCAGATGGCATGATAGGAGCCGTAAAGACTGGGCCGGGCCAGATCATTCATGCCGGCATCCACGATCAGAAAATGCCTGCTCCCATTATTCTTGGTGTACAAGACCCTGGTTACCAGCGCCCCGGCATTCCCCACAATCACCCTTCCGGGTTCGAGGATCAGTGTAACGTCCATATCGCGCATGTTTTTTATAATGGCCTCGGCATAGGCAAAGGGATGCGGGGGCTCTTCCTGGTCGTAGCGGATGCCCAACCCGCCGCCCAGATCCAGATAACGGATATTAATGCCGTCTGTTTGCAGTCGGGCAATGAGATCCTTCAACTTTACTAAGGCATCAATGAATGGCGCTACCTCTGTGATCTGGGAGCCGATATGGCAGCTCACGCCTACAATTTCTACGTGGGAAAGGCTGCGTGCCTCTCTGTATTCTTTAAGAGAACGCCCGATGTCTATGCCAAATTTATTTTTCTTTAGTCCCGTAGAGATATATGGATGTGTCCTGGGGTCAACATCAGGGTTGACCCTCAAGGCAATACGGGCCTTCTTTTTCATCCGGGCCGCTATCTTATTTATGGCCAAAAGCTCCTGAGAAGACTCGATATTGAACATCAGGATGCCGGCCCGCAGGGCATCTTGAATCTCATCAGTGCGCTTCCCCACGCCGGAATAGACGACCTTGTCGGGCGAAACACCGGCCTTGAGGGCCCGGTATAGTTCCCCGCCGGAGACAATATCCGCGCCGCTCCCCAGGTTGGCCAGGAGCCTGACGACAGCCAGGTTCGAGTTGGCCTTTAGAGCGAAACAGACCAGATGAGGAACTTTGCCGAAGGCCTGGTCAAACGTCTTGAAATGGTGGCTTAATGTGGCGTGGCTGTAGAGGTAAAAAGGGGTCCCCACCGCCCCGGCAATAGTGGCAACCGGCACGTTTTCACAATATAATTCATCAGCGACGTAGTTAAAGTGATGCAAGCCTTTTCCCCTCTCAAAAAGATACTACTCGGCCCATACCCTGA includes:
- the lysA gene encoding diaminopimelate decarboxylase — encoded protein: MHHFNYVADELYCENVPVATIAGAVGTPFYLYSHATLSHHFKTFDQAFGKVPHLVCFALKANSNLAVVRLLANLGSGADIVSGGELYRALKAGVSPDKVVYSGVGKRTDEIQDALRAGILMFNIESSQELLAINKIAARMKKKARIALRVNPDVDPRTHPYISTGLKKNKFGIDIGRSLKEYREARSLSHVEIVGVSCHIGSQITEVAPFIDALVKLKDLIARLQTDGINIRYLDLGGGLGIRYDQEEPPHPFAYAEAIIKNMRDMDVTLILEPGRVIVGNAGALVTRVLYTKNNGSRHFLIVDAGMNDLARPSLYGSYHAIWPVRDKYAGEKIKADVVGPICESGDFLARDRELPDFAPGDLMAVMSAGAYGFSMSSNYNSRPRVAEVMVKGRDFSVIRRRETRQSLVRGEKIPDFLQGSQVK